The following are encoded in a window of Castanea sativa cultivar Marrone di Chiusa Pesio chromosome 9, ASM4071231v1 genomic DNA:
- the LOC142610114 gene encoding ultraviolet-B receptor UVR8-like isoform X2, producing MNGSEREEGVKMEECKETVVYMCGYIPGASPEKSPILSPVPVHLPGSGYGGDSWKDVCGGGCGFAMAISESGKLITWGSTDDEGQSYMTSGKHGETPEPFPLPTEASVLKAAAGWAHCVSVTEMGEVYTWGWKECVPSEKIVRDLVAGGIFQTDSTDQVSGKAQGSNLIGGPVSHVDNKKAGEEIGKRRKIAPAKQELDSSTPGGELFTVSACLVNMGPGVRISTVAAGGRHTLALSDMGQVWGWGYGGEGQLGLGTRVKTVATPHVIPCVEQSALGKGSMSSSMQVSKVLGSYVKGIACGGRHSAVITDAGALVTFGWGLYGQCGQGTNNDQLRPTCVSSLSGKQVERVAAGLWHTICITVEGHVYAFGGNQFGQLGTGVEQAETLPRLLDAPSLESMHAKIVSCGARHSTILTEDGKLFSWGWNKYGQLGLGDSADRNIPSPVSIDGSLPTNVTCGWWHTLLLAERPV from the exons ATGAATGGAAGTGAAAGAGAAGAGGGGGTGAAAATGGAGGAATGTAAAGAAACGGTGGTGTATATGTGTGGATATATCCCAGGAGCTTCGCCGGAGAAATCTCCGATACTATCTCCGGTGCCGGTTCATCTTCCTGGTTCCGGCTACGGTGGAGATTCGTGGAAGGAcgtttgtggtggtggttgtggatTCGCTATGGCCATTTCAG AGTCCGGGAAGCTCATAACATGGGGCTCTACAGACGATGAAGGTCAAAGCTATATGACTTCAGGGAAGCATGGG GAAACTCCAGAGCCTTTTCCTCTTCCAACTGAGGCTTCAGTGTTGAAGGCAGCTGCTGGTTGGGCGCACTGTGTTTCAGTAACAG AGATGGGTGAAGTATACACATGGGGCTGGAAGGAGTGCGTTCCCTCTGAAAAAATTGTGCGTGATTTGGTCGCTGGAGGAATATTCCAAACAGATTCTACTGACCAAG TGAGCGGAAAGGCTCAGGGCTCAAATTTGATTGGTGGCCCAGTATCTCATGTTGATAACAAAAAGGCAGGAGAGGAAATTggaaagagaaggaaaatagCACCAGCTAAGCAAGAACTGGACAGCTCAACACCTGGGGGTGAACTTTTTACAGTATCAGCTTGCCTTGTAAATATGGGTCCTGGAGTGAGGATCAGCACTGTTGCTGCTGGTGGACGCCACACGTTAGCACTGTCAG ATATGGGACAGGTGTGGGGTTGGGGCTATGGAGGTGAAGGGCAGCTAGGTTTGGGTACCCGAGTAAAGACGGTGGCCACTCCTCACGTCATACCTTGCGTTGAGCAGTCTGCTTTGGGGAAAGGAAGCATGAGTTCATCAATGcaagtttctaaagttcttggaaGCTACGTGAAGGGAATTGCTTGCGGAGGTCGGCATAGTGCAGTGATAACAG ATGCCGGGGCACTAGTTACTTTTGGCTGGGGACTTTATGGACAG TGTGGACAGGGGACTAATAATGACCAGTTAAGACCAACTTGTGTGTCTTCTTTATCGGGTAAACAAGTGGAAAGAGTTGCTGCTGGACTATGGCACACCATATGTATCACTGTTGAGGGTCATGTATATGCCTTTGGGGGAAATCAGTTTGGACAGTTGGGAACAGGTGTTGAGCAGGCTGAG ACTCTACCTAGGCTTTTGGATGCTCCAAGTCTTGAGAGTATGCATGCCAAAATAGTATCCTGCGGGGCTCGTCACAGTACCATACTAACAG AGGACGGCAAACTATTCAGCTGGGGATGGAACAAGTATGGCCag CTTGGTCTAGGAGATTCTGCAGACCGAAACATACCTTCACCAGTTTCCATTGATGGTTCTCTGCCAACAAATGTTACATGTGGCTGGTGGCACACGCTACTGCTTGCTGAAAGACCAGTTTGA
- the LOC142610114 gene encoding ultraviolet-B receptor UVR8-like isoform X3, with protein MNGSEREEGVKMEECKETVVYMCGYIPGASPEKSPILSPVPVHLPGSGYGGDSWKDVCGGGCGFAMAISESGKLITWGSTDDEGQSYMTSGKHGETPEPFPLPTEASVLKAAAGWAHCVSVTEMGEVYTWGWKECVPSEKIVRDLVAGGIFQTDSTDQVSGKAQGSNLIGGPVSHVDNKKAGEEIGKRRKIAPAKQELDSSTPGGELFTVSACLVNMGPGVRISTVAAGGRHTLALSVSDMGQVWGWGYGGEGQLGLGTRVKTVATPHVIPCVEQSALGKGSMSSSMQVSKVLGSYVKGIACGGRHSAVITDAGALVTFGWGLYGQCGQGTNNDQLRPTCVSSLSGKQVERVAAGLWHTICITVEGHVYAFGGNQFGQLGTGVEQAERTANYSAGDGTSMASLV; from the exons ATGAATGGAAGTGAAAGAGAAGAGGGGGTGAAAATGGAGGAATGTAAAGAAACGGTGGTGTATATGTGTGGATATATCCCAGGAGCTTCGCCGGAGAAATCTCCGATACTATCTCCGGTGCCGGTTCATCTTCCTGGTTCCGGCTACGGTGGAGATTCGTGGAAGGAcgtttgtggtggtggttgtggatTCGCTATGGCCATTTCAG AGTCCGGGAAGCTCATAACATGGGGCTCTACAGACGATGAAGGTCAAAGCTATATGACTTCAGGGAAGCATGGG GAAACTCCAGAGCCTTTTCCTCTTCCAACTGAGGCTTCAGTGTTGAAGGCAGCTGCTGGTTGGGCGCACTGTGTTTCAGTAACAG AGATGGGTGAAGTATACACATGGGGCTGGAAGGAGTGCGTTCCCTCTGAAAAAATTGTGCGTGATTTGGTCGCTGGAGGAATATTCCAAACAGATTCTACTGACCAAG TGAGCGGAAAGGCTCAGGGCTCAAATTTGATTGGTGGCCCAGTATCTCATGTTGATAACAAAAAGGCAGGAGAGGAAATTggaaagagaaggaaaatagCACCAGCTAAGCAAGAACTGGACAGCTCAACACCTGGGGGTGAACTTTTTACAGTATCAGCTTGCCTTGTAAATATGGGTCCTGGAGTGAGGATCAGCACTGTTGCTGCTGGTGGACGCCACACGTTAGCACTGTCAG TTTCAGATATGGGACAGGTGTGGGGTTGGGGCTATGGAGGTGAAGGGCAGCTAGGTTTGGGTACCCGAGTAAAGACGGTGGCCACTCCTCACGTCATACCTTGCGTTGAGCAGTCTGCTTTGGGGAAAGGAAGCATGAGTTCATCAATGcaagtttctaaagttcttggaaGCTACGTGAAGGGAATTGCTTGCGGAGGTCGGCATAGTGCAGTGATAACAG ATGCCGGGGCACTAGTTACTTTTGGCTGGGGACTTTATGGACAG TGTGGACAGGGGACTAATAATGACCAGTTAAGACCAACTTGTGTGTCTTCTTTATCGGGTAAACAAGTGGAAAGAGTTGCTGCTGGACTATGGCACACCATATGTATCACTGTTGAGGGTCATGTATATGCCTTTGGGGGAAATCAGTTTGGACAGTTGGGAACAGGTGTTGAGCAGGCTGAG AGGACGGCAAACTATTCAGCTGGGGATGGAACAAGTATGGCCag CTTGGTCTAG
- the LOC142610114 gene encoding ultraviolet-B receptor UVR8-like isoform X1 — protein MNGSEREEGVKMEECKETVVYMCGYIPGASPEKSPILSPVPVHLPGSGYGGDSWKDVCGGGCGFAMAISESGKLITWGSTDDEGQSYMTSGKHGETPEPFPLPTEASVLKAAAGWAHCVSVTEMGEVYTWGWKECVPSEKIVRDLVAGGIFQTDSTDQVSGKAQGSNLIGGPVSHVDNKKAGEEIGKRRKIAPAKQELDSSTPGGELFTVSACLVNMGPGVRISTVAAGGRHTLALSVSDMGQVWGWGYGGEGQLGLGTRVKTVATPHVIPCVEQSALGKGSMSSSMQVSKVLGSYVKGIACGGRHSAVITDAGALVTFGWGLYGQCGQGTNNDQLRPTCVSSLSGKQVERVAAGLWHTICITVEGHVYAFGGNQFGQLGTGVEQAETLPRLLDAPSLESMHAKIVSCGARHSTILTEDGKLFSWGWNKYGQLGLGDSADRNIPSPVSIDGSLPTNVTCGWWHTLLLAERPV, from the exons ATGAATGGAAGTGAAAGAGAAGAGGGGGTGAAAATGGAGGAATGTAAAGAAACGGTGGTGTATATGTGTGGATATATCCCAGGAGCTTCGCCGGAGAAATCTCCGATACTATCTCCGGTGCCGGTTCATCTTCCTGGTTCCGGCTACGGTGGAGATTCGTGGAAGGAcgtttgtggtggtggttgtggatTCGCTATGGCCATTTCAG AGTCCGGGAAGCTCATAACATGGGGCTCTACAGACGATGAAGGTCAAAGCTATATGACTTCAGGGAAGCATGGG GAAACTCCAGAGCCTTTTCCTCTTCCAACTGAGGCTTCAGTGTTGAAGGCAGCTGCTGGTTGGGCGCACTGTGTTTCAGTAACAG AGATGGGTGAAGTATACACATGGGGCTGGAAGGAGTGCGTTCCCTCTGAAAAAATTGTGCGTGATTTGGTCGCTGGAGGAATATTCCAAACAGATTCTACTGACCAAG TGAGCGGAAAGGCTCAGGGCTCAAATTTGATTGGTGGCCCAGTATCTCATGTTGATAACAAAAAGGCAGGAGAGGAAATTggaaagagaaggaaaatagCACCAGCTAAGCAAGAACTGGACAGCTCAACACCTGGGGGTGAACTTTTTACAGTATCAGCTTGCCTTGTAAATATGGGTCCTGGAGTGAGGATCAGCACTGTTGCTGCTGGTGGACGCCACACGTTAGCACTGTCAG TTTCAGATATGGGACAGGTGTGGGGTTGGGGCTATGGAGGTGAAGGGCAGCTAGGTTTGGGTACCCGAGTAAAGACGGTGGCCACTCCTCACGTCATACCTTGCGTTGAGCAGTCTGCTTTGGGGAAAGGAAGCATGAGTTCATCAATGcaagtttctaaagttcttggaaGCTACGTGAAGGGAATTGCTTGCGGAGGTCGGCATAGTGCAGTGATAACAG ATGCCGGGGCACTAGTTACTTTTGGCTGGGGACTTTATGGACAG TGTGGACAGGGGACTAATAATGACCAGTTAAGACCAACTTGTGTGTCTTCTTTATCGGGTAAACAAGTGGAAAGAGTTGCTGCTGGACTATGGCACACCATATGTATCACTGTTGAGGGTCATGTATATGCCTTTGGGGGAAATCAGTTTGGACAGTTGGGAACAGGTGTTGAGCAGGCTGAG ACTCTACCTAGGCTTTTGGATGCTCCAAGTCTTGAGAGTATGCATGCCAAAATAGTATCCTGCGGGGCTCGTCACAGTACCATACTAACAG AGGACGGCAAACTATTCAGCTGGGGATGGAACAAGTATGGCCag CTTGGTCTAGGAGATTCTGCAGACCGAAACATACCTTCACCAGTTTCCATTGATGGTTCTCTGCCAACAAATGTTACATGTGGCTGGTGGCACACGCTACTGCTTGCTGAAAGACCAGTTTGA